The Paenibacillus antri genome has a window encoding:
- a CDS encoding tetratricopeptide repeat protein, with translation MYLFFSSVLSALMVAFIVGMIKGSLKTLRIYGRGKSAVGLCIVLAAYLFVQISQPAQEYESPYATLKETTKTYEDGKEAFDAGQYDLADELLSQVPSSDPNYYDAKEMINQIQDIYLNNHLQNARAKLQQKDFDGAREELNHALEIDKYSKQAQELIVQLEEQENLARKHSIQMGIAQALERAKEKLSSDNFAGARADAQRAAKLNPQSEEVKQLENEIDVKEKNYKKRKSEQEMKRYKTESKTYSYVYLMQNMDSLKGKKVKLTGRLTSIGNTHSEMFALMNLMGEEGKLTSNLVQIEYPMEYQFEKNDTVIVWGELQGKRIYKEGSEEVPVIKGKYLEKGL, from the coding sequence ATGTATCTATTTTTTTCTTCTGTTTTATCTGCATTAATGGTTGCTTTTATTGTAGGCATGATCAAAGGTAGTCTGAAAACACTGAGAATATACGGTAGAGGTAAAAGTGCGGTTGGGCTCTGCATCGTACTTGCAGCATACCTGTTCGTACAAATTAGTCAACCAGCCCAGGAATACGAAAGCCCTTACGCAACGCTTAAAGAAACGACAAAAACTTATGAGGACGGAAAGGAAGCATTCGATGCGGGACAGTATGATTTGGCCGATGAACTCCTTTCTCAAGTTCCTTCAAGCGATCCAAATTATTACGACGCCAAAGAGATGATAAATCAAATCCAAGACATATATCTGAACAATCATCTACAGAATGCAAGAGCAAAGCTGCAGCAAAAAGACTTTGACGGAGCGCGCGAGGAACTAAACCATGCATTGGAGATCGATAAGTATTCCAAACAAGCGCAAGAATTGATCGTGCAGCTCGAAGAGCAGGAGAATCTGGCACGTAAGCATTCCATCCAAATGGGAATAGCACAAGCATTGGAGCGTGCAAAAGAAAAACTGTCTAGCGATAACTTTGCAGGCGCCAGAGCAGATGCTCAGCGGGCTGCAAAATTGAATCCTCAGTCGGAAGAAGTCAAACAGTTGGAAAACGAGATCGATGTCAAGGAGAAGAATTATAAAAAACGAAAAAGTGAGCAGGAAATGAAACGCTATAAGACAGAGAGCAAAACGTACTCTTATGTATACCTTATGCAAAATATGGACTCCCTGAAGGGAAAAAAAGTAAAGTTAACCGGGAGACTGACTTCGATAGGAAATACTCATTCGGAAATGTTTGCTTTAATGAATCTCATGGGTGAGGAAGGGAAGTTGACCTCAAATCTCGTACAGATCGAATACCCGATGGAATACCAATTTGAGAAAAACGATACGGTTATCGTGTGGGGAGAATTGCAAGGCAAGCGAATTTACAAGGAAGGTTCGGAGGAAGTTCCGGTCATAAAGGGCAAGTACTTAGAAAAAGGGTTATAA
- a CDS encoding arsenate-mycothiol transferase ArsC has translation MMKTVVFLCPHNAAKSVIAKAYFDKLIDEKKLDFVATSSGTEPGKAVSPQVVQLMNEENIDVSHHVPRSVTTEELQSAWKIVSLGCDVNKLGSFREKMEAWDDIPPPSHDLIGARDAIRCRIETLVEEIEPT, from the coding sequence ATGATGAAAACAGTTGTCTTTCTTTGCCCACATAATGCAGCTAAGAGCGTGATTGCCAAGGCTTATTTCGATAAGTTGATCGATGAGAAAAAACTTGATTTTGTTGCAACCTCATCAGGAACAGAACCCGGAAAAGCAGTCTCACCGCAAGTGGTACAGCTTATGAATGAAGAGAATATTGACGTGTCTCACCATGTTCCAAGATCTGTGACAACGGAAGAATTACAATCGGCTTGGAAAATCGTTTCGTTAGGCTGCGATGTAAATAAACTAGGTTCTTTCCGTGAAAAGATGGAAGCCTGGGACGATATCCCTCCCCCGTCACACGACCTTATCGGAGCTCGGGATGCAATTCGGTGTCGGATTGAAACATTAGTGGAAGAGATTGAACCAACCTAA